The following coding sequences lie in one Mycobacterium gordonae genomic window:
- a CDS encoding RHS repeat-associated core domain-containing protein, whose translation MAPLDVDPRQLSGAGDKLSGDGDGLAAALATLTGGISGAYPGHDGAAIKFGTEYLKTGQGLLKAGAAAISASQRMGYGIKMSAYNYALANAASIPGGGTPSLPIPPCPAPHQAPGMSSPFGPGIAEPLLWVIVEQFVGDYWPDGNPGSLRAAGGAWAAFAEALNQTAADVALTEGQLAGQHLPEAGLMFAAINSLCTGMLDVARQCMQVANALTSFAGKVETTQNAIRDLLNRLNPMSGSLVGLAVSLFEDGDPLATIKAVADDIKAVLSHMKDEAAADQWVFGQVMGLVDSTTDSLERWVSKEFPTVAPVVNAYLDIENGVIHSAADTVQGIEGLDPTRFLYDPQGALKTWKDMADTLGMGVPPILITQLATNPQGVLDRVKALVDAKDWSGDHPLRGLGHNIGDIAQFFIPGVGEAKPAAAAAETSARLSEAGVGLETRLASEGAGDATGLLSRAGEAGGDLSTRAGKVASDLDQLNAPTIEPPRPSPGPDGPPQRALPADHPNGPPPPSQPGLPAAETKPTAVPHEPATPPEHPTAHTPTEPVQAPRTEPAPHNAPLEPAHPSAPDQTPGPHAPNDLTATPHTEPPPPAHPPAEARELPVSERPAGEHPTGRAPAEPGGAPHAESPTAPHPTEHTPSELLRSPHDDLPAGPHPPGEPGAAPHAEPGEAGEHARTPPPHEPGQVRPVEAPVSPGHPPQAAPAAPGPGTHLPPVSEMGAKPVAAASGEATRTAAQAAEAAKAPPVAPTEAAGARSLPSEARNAPADGAHGPADTPAGLADRTAPAGDRSAPGGGPREGHPGDPHLPENDHDPFAQADHDRGLAEDAREPGSSRELADCCANGEPVNMATGEYFLPMTDIELPGVLPLLLTRQHRSKYRRGVWFGPSWTSTFDARVVVTEDAVTTVGADGALLSFAHPSPDRPERPRHGRNWLLFATTDGGYRLLSQDTERSYHFEPKNGLNGTDLALGVLSISAITDRYQNRILFSYTDNGIPSAVEHSGGYRIEVHSDGARITGYDLASPSGTGIAVRRFGYVGGDLAAVTDGCGATTTFVYDRDHQMVSWTDSVGAHYENVYGTDGRITSQQGTDGVWAGTFDYVSTAEGLVSTYTDAYGAQTAYQFDADLQPRKVLDPENRLTTTEFNRWRDPLAVTDPTGARTQYEYTEDGDIATLTDALGAVTQIDYAGPRRPTRIARQGHSPTSLSYDAAGNVVEVACDGASRRYEHNSAGALIAIIDEEGRRTRITVNAAGLPTRITDPAGATTDIDYDLFGRAVAVTDPRGHRTTVTRDAEGRVLRRVAADASRQSWRYDGEGNCLIHIDELGARTRFEYGLYDKLTARIAPDGSRTEYRYDQARRLIEVVNPDGLAWRYAYYLDGRLRSQTDFNGATTAYRYDPVGRLAEKTNAEGQSIRYTYDALGRIITEATDAAMESDAFAGELTRYRYGPDGHLIEAANVHGTGTYRYDGISRTCTASWDGRLVESSFDAAGHLVGVRSPSGVRADYTYDSRGLLSAVRAAGRAINLHSDAAGWITRAEVGRTTLQREFDPLGRLLAQSLHASTEGQLFLESTPRDPVLTQSAYTYRPDGALITRMVDLVDTRYQLDALARVNACTLNGAVAEEFGYDATNNITTAGPPNTEPRHQRWDYRRTLLLDDGRSHYSYDRAGRLIRTVTRRLGRKPEVWHYRWDAYDRLRMVTTPDGQIWAYGYDHLNRRTHKTNTTNGNKVLFTWLGDQLLEQTTVAPQASDTSPRQTTTWAYLPDAPTPVAQITTTANTPTQPPVDIPLRLGTRPPPPPTPAGEKSQPDIDRAFFAIITDHIGTPTHLIDPATATVSGRASTTLWGHTTWTGATSTPLRFPGQYHDPETGWHYNRHRYYHPHTARYTTPDPLGLAPAPNPHTYAQNPTTTIDPLGLAPIGACEQPHHDSGTRGSYSPVAEARIPREMWQHSDARHFQEANRQLYHQVLNSPDLLDFIESRYPGTMEHVTPSRVGEDGLPNGQFSRRPPPGLTWHHHELPGLMQLVDRIDHATRHGDYHPKGYGGRAIWGGGSTRR comes from the coding sequence GTGGCGCCGCTGGACGTTGATCCTCGGCAGTTGTCGGGCGCCGGGGACAAGCTCTCCGGTGACGGGGACGGGCTGGCGGCGGCGTTGGCTACGTTGACGGGCGGCATTTCGGGTGCCTATCCCGGCCACGATGGTGCTGCGATCAAGTTCGGCACCGAATACCTCAAGACCGGTCAAGGGTTGCTGAAGGCGGGAGCCGCGGCAATCAGCGCGTCCCAGCGAATGGGGTACGGGATCAAAATGTCGGCGTATAACTATGCGCTGGCCAATGCCGCGTCGATTCCCGGTGGGGGCACACCGTCGCTGCCGATACCGCCGTGTCCGGCCCCGCATCAGGCGCCAGGGATGTCGAGTCCCTTCGGCCCGGGGATCGCCGAGCCACTGCTGTGGGTGATCGTGGAGCAATTCGTCGGAGACTATTGGCCCGACGGGAATCCCGGCTCGCTGCGGGCCGCGGGCGGCGCGTGGGCGGCCTTCGCAGAGGCACTGAATCAAACTGCTGCCGATGTGGCGCTCACCGAGGGCCAGCTGGCCGGGCAGCATCTTCCCGAAGCGGGCCTGATGTTCGCTGCCATCAACAGTCTCTGCACAGGCATGCTGGACGTTGCGCGCCAGTGCATGCAGGTAGCGAATGCCTTGACGTCGTTTGCCGGCAAAGTCGAGACCACCCAGAACGCGATCCGGGATCTGCTCAACCGGCTCAACCCGATGAGCGGCAGCCTGGTTGGCCTCGCGGTATCGCTGTTCGAAGACGGCGACCCGCTGGCCACCATCAAAGCCGTCGCCGACGACATCAAGGCTGTGCTGAGCCACATGAAAGACGAAGCGGCAGCCGACCAGTGGGTATTTGGGCAAGTAATGGGGTTGGTTGACTCGACCACCGACAGCCTCGAACGCTGGGTCAGCAAGGAATTCCCGACGGTTGCGCCGGTCGTCAACGCATACCTGGATATCGAGAACGGGGTCATCCACAGCGCCGCCGACACGGTGCAGGGCATCGAGGGCCTGGACCCGACGCGGTTCTTGTATGACCCGCAGGGGGCGCTCAAGACCTGGAAAGACATGGCCGACACACTTGGCATGGGTGTCCCGCCGATCTTGATCACGCAGCTGGCCACTAATCCGCAAGGTGTGCTCGACAGAGTCAAGGCGTTGGTGGACGCCAAAGACTGGTCCGGCGATCACCCGCTGCGCGGGTTGGGGCACAACATCGGCGATATCGCCCAGTTCTTCATCCCCGGTGTCGGAGAAGCCAAACCCGCCGCGGCGGCCGCCGAAACCAGCGCACGGTTGAGCGAGGCCGGTGTTGGTCTGGAAACCCGGCTGGCATCTGAGGGAGCCGGCGATGCCACCGGCCTGTTGAGCCGCGCTGGCGAGGCCGGCGGGGATCTCAGCACCCGGGCGGGCAAAGTCGCGAGCGACCTCGATCAGCTCAACGCCCCGACGATCGAACCCCCGCGGCCGTCGCCGGGCCCGGACGGCCCACCGCAACGCGCGCTGCCCGCCGACCATCCAAACGGCCCACCGCCCCCGTCGCAGCCAGGCCTGCCGGCCGCGGAGACCAAACCGACCGCGGTGCCCCACGAGCCGGCCACGCCACCGGAGCATCCCACCGCGCACACACCGACTGAGCCTGTGCAGGCGCCGCGCACCGAACCGGCCCCCCACAACGCCCCGCTCGAACCGGCCCACCCCTCAGCGCCGGACCAAACTCCGGGACCTCATGCACCGAACGACCTCACCGCGACGCCCCACACCGAACCGCCACCGCCCGCACACCCACCCGCGGAGGCTCGCGAACTCCCGGTGAGCGAGCGGCCGGCCGGCGAGCACCCCACCGGGCGCGCTCCCGCCGAGCCGGGGGGAGCGCCACACGCCGAGTCGCCGACCGCACCGCATCCGACCGAACACACCCCGTCTGAACTGCTCCGATCCCCGCACGATGACCTACCGGCCGGGCCGCACCCGCCCGGCGAGCCCGGGGCAGCACCGCACGCTGAACCAGGCGAGGCTGGTGAGCACGCCCGGACGCCCCCGCCGCACGAGCCAGGCCAAGTGCGCCCGGTCGAAGCGCCGGTGTCACCTGGGCACCCGCCGCAAGCCGCACCTGCCGCACCGGGGCCGGGCACTCATCTCCCGCCGGTCTCGGAGATGGGCGCAAAACCTGTCGCGGCTGCCTCCGGTGAGGCCACGCGCACTGCGGCGCAGGCAGCGGAGGCAGCCAAGGCGCCACCGGTAGCGCCAACCGAAGCTGCGGGAGCGCGCAGTCTTCCCTCGGAAGCCAGGAACGCACCGGCCGACGGCGCCCACGGCCCGGCAGACACCCCGGCCGGCCTGGCCGACCGGACAGCACCCGCTGGGGACAGGTCAGCGCCCGGAGGCGGCCCGCGCGAGGGCCATCCCGGTGACCCGCACCTACCGGAGAACGACCACGACCCGTTCGCCCAGGCTGACCACGACCGAGGCCTCGCCGAGGACGCCCGCGAACCGGGCTCCTCCCGTGAACTGGCGGACTGCTGCGCCAACGGCGAACCGGTCAATATGGCCACCGGTGAGTACTTCTTGCCGATGACCGACATCGAGTTGCCGGGGGTGCTGCCACTGCTGTTGACGCGCCAGCACCGTTCGAAGTACCGCCGCGGCGTGTGGTTCGGGCCGTCGTGGACCTCGACCTTCGATGCTCGGGTTGTGGTCACCGAGGACGCCGTCACCACCGTCGGCGCCGACGGCGCCTTGCTGTCCTTCGCGCACCCCAGCCCTGATCGACCGGAACGACCCCGGCACGGCCGCAACTGGCTCTTGTTTGCGACCACCGACGGTGGCTACCGGCTGTTGAGCCAGGACACCGAACGCAGCTACCACTTCGAACCCAAGAACGGACTCAACGGCACCGACCTGGCCCTCGGGGTGCTGTCCATCTCGGCAATCACCGACCGTTACCAGAACCGGATCCTGTTCTCCTACACCGACAATGGCATCCCTTCAGCAGTCGAGCATTCGGGCGGCTATCGGATCGAGGTGCACTCCGACGGCGCCCGCATTACTGGTTACGACCTGGCCAGCCCGAGCGGCACGGGGATTGCGGTGCGACGGTTCGGGTATGTGGGCGGGGATCTAGCCGCGGTCACCGACGGGTGCGGCGCGACGACGACATTCGTGTATGACCGCGATCACCAGATGGTGTCTTGGACCGATTCGGTGGGTGCGCACTACGAGAACGTGTACGGCACCGACGGGCGGATCACCAGCCAGCAGGGCACCGACGGGGTGTGGGCGGGCACCTTCGACTACGTGTCCACCGCCGAAGGCCTGGTGTCGACCTACACCGACGCCTACGGCGCCCAGACCGCCTACCAATTCGACGCCGATCTTCAACCGCGGAAGGTACTTGACCCCGAAAATCGTCTCACCACAACCGAATTCAACCGATGGCGCGATCCCCTGGCAGTGACGGACCCAACCGGTGCCCGCACGCAGTATGAGTACACCGAAGACGGCGACATCGCCACCCTCACCGATGCCCTCGGCGCGGTCACCCAGATCGACTATGCCGGGCCGCGTCGCCCCACTCGCATTGCGCGCCAGGGCCACTCACCGACATCGTTGAGCTACGACGCAGCCGGAAACGTCGTCGAGGTGGCCTGCGACGGCGCCAGCCGACGCTACGAGCACAACAGTGCCGGTGCCCTGATCGCCATCATTGACGAAGAAGGCCGCCGCACCCGGATCACCGTCAACGCCGCCGGACTGCCCACCCGTATCACCGACCCGGCTGGCGCCACCACCGACATCGACTACGACCTCTTCGGCCGCGCAGTCGCAGTGACCGATCCGCGCGGGCATCGCACCACCGTGACCCGCGACGCCGAAGGCCGGGTCCTGCGGCGCGTCGCCGCCGACGCCAGCAGACAATCCTGGCGCTACGACGGCGAAGGCAACTGCCTAATCCACATCGACGAACTCGGCGCCCGCACCCGCTTCGAATACGGCCTCTACGACAAACTCACTGCACGCATCGCTCCGGACGGGTCACGCACCGAGTACCGCTACGACCAGGCGCGCCGACTCATCGAGGTCGTGAATCCCGACGGGTTGGCTTGGCGCTACGCGTATTACCTAGATGGTCGCCTGCGGTCGCAGACCGACTTCAACGGCGCGACCACCGCCTATCGCTACGATCCGGTCGGACGGCTCGCGGAGAAGACCAACGCCGAGGGCCAGTCGATCCGTTACACCTACGACGCTCTCGGGCGCATCATCACCGAAGCCACCGACGCGGCAATGGAATCGGATGCGTTCGCAGGCGAGCTCACCCGCTACCGCTACGGCCCTGACGGTCACCTGATCGAGGCCGCCAACGTTCACGGCACCGGAACCTATCGGTACGACGGGATCTCTCGAACGTGCACCGCATCGTGGGACGGGCGGCTGGTGGAGTCGTCGTTTGATGCCGCTGGCCACCTGGTCGGTGTCCGTAGTCCCAGCGGTGTCCGCGCCGACTACACCTACGACAGCCGCGGACTGCTCAGCGCCGTGCGGGCTGCGGGGCGGGCAATCAATCTGCACAGTGACGCCGCGGGGTGGATCACCCGCGCCGAGGTAGGCCGCACCACGTTGCAGCGCGAGTTCGACCCACTGGGGCGGCTGCTTGCCCAATCGCTGCACGCCTCCACCGAGGGCCAGCTGTTCCTTGAATCGACGCCGCGCGATCCGGTGCTGACCCAGTCCGCCTACACCTACCGGCCTGATGGTGCCCTGATCACCCGCATGGTCGACCTGGTCGACACTCGCTACCAGCTTGATGCGCTGGCTCGCGTCAACGCCTGCACCCTCAATGGCGCGGTCGCCGAAGAGTTCGGCTACGACGCCACCAACAACATCACCACAGCCGGCCCGCCCAATACCGAACCACGACATCAGCGGTGGGACTACCGCCGCACACTGCTGCTCGACGACGGCCGCTCCCACTACAGCTATGACCGGGCCGGCCGACTCATCCGCACCGTCACCCGCCGCCTGGGCCGCAAGCCCGAGGTATGGCACTACCGCTGGGACGCCTACGACCGCCTCCGGATGGTCACCACCCCCGACGGCCAGATCTGGGCCTACGGCTACGACCACCTCAACCGGCGCACCCACAAAACCAACACCACCAACGGCAACAAGGTGTTGTTTACCTGGCTCGGTGACCAACTCCTCGAGCAAACCACTGTCGCACCCCAGGCCAGCGACACCAGCCCCCGCCAGACGACCACCTGGGCCTACCTACCCGACGCACCCACACCTGTCGCGCAGATCACCACCACCGCGAACACCCCCACCCAACCACCCGTCGACATCCCGCTACGACTCGGCACTAGACCGCCACCGCCGCCGACGCCGGCCGGCGAGAAGTCCCAACCTGACATCGACCGCGCCTTCTTCGCGATCATTACCGACCACATCGGCACCCCCACCCACCTCATCGACCCCGCCACCGCCACCGTCAGCGGCCGCGCCAGCACCACCCTGTGGGGACACACCACCTGGACCGGCGCCACATCCACACCCCTTCGCTTCCCCGGCCAATACCACGACCCAGAAACCGGCTGGCACTACAACCGCCACCGCTACTACCACCCCCACACCGCCCGCTACACCACCCCCGACCCCCTCGGGCTAGCACCCGCACCGAACCCCCACACCTATGCGCAAAATCCCACCACCACAATCGACCCACTGGGCCTGGCGCCAATCGGGGCATGCGAACAACCACACCATGATTCGGGCACACGCGGTTCGTACAGCCCGGTGGCCGAGGCAAGAATTCCACGAGAAATGTGGCAGCATTCGGATGCTCGACATTTTCAGGAAGCCAATCGACAGCTCTATCACCAAGTGTTGAATAGTCCAGATCTTCTAGACTTCATTGAGTCAAGATATCCCGGAACAATGGAACACGTTACTCCTAGTCGTGTTGGCGAAGACGGACTGCCTAATGGACAATTCTCGCGCAGGCCGCCGCCGGGACTGACATGGCATCATCATGAGTTGCCTGGATTGATGCAACTCGTTGACCGTATCGATCATGCCACGCGCCACGGTGACTATCATCCGAAGGGGTACGGTGGTCGAGCGATCTGGGGCGGAGGAAGCACGAGGCGTTAG